A genomic window from Silene latifolia isolate original U9 population chromosome Y, ASM4854445v1, whole genome shotgun sequence includes:
- the LOC141630054 gene encoding uncharacterized protein LOC141630054 encodes MTSVSSAAAKTAHLGLPHFCGIDSVGHSGGLLLRWDDSVVLSSLDITPHFILCTVSLGATHVCTKKDMYMMFIYGEPSFEFRLPLWNAICDLISGLSPFIIIGDFNQVELHSDKLGGSNVIRGQQEFTTWRLDNSLLDVPFFGPPFTWFNNRSDDQLIMKRLDRAYANNDWLHLFPAASILNLPILVSDHAPIILKLLPNSKAGRRPYRLDNWCFSSPEIANIVECAWRISFPSSPMYVLSHRLSSVRFSIMQWVIHHRLSHDIACVLATTCKVEEQYFGWSTIETLKFPCQTEELLCSTPPQDPASPRGFIEPLLESLDLPQLSSEDCLVLSAPFTALDIIHALNGMDGSKSPGPDGITPKFFQTFWPQVGHLVTMALLRFLNSGVMLKEWNNTHIVLIPKVDKPEMISQYRPIGLCNVIYRLASKCLANRLKLVISSIVSDSQQAFVPSQLMSDGCLITHEIMHYLNKTKKGTVSYAALKLDMHKAFDHVSWPFLFAIMKKFGFPLFWQNIIWECISTVTYNILINGEPSRSFRPSCGLRQGDPLSPYLFIMCMEILSCQLRFAEKAASLHGFKISRPNAPADFKSHMSSILKMRTSDSFGNYLGVPIDLPSKKSLVFQPLLDKMTSRIIAWPSGLLAKFMLPKYRKDLPIPASRSKVSHPSFLWSALCRTAHAFDPGFTWKLGNGSSVNLLTSPWINGTTPSVRHFSTDASPRLSSLLTPSGDWNPVAVYRWFQSPCANTILAMEPPYIDIDDFLYCKYTEDGVYTVRSGYDFLLSRIPFSCSPYFFSAFPWKVLWGLRCSPKFTLLVWRIVHSILPSLEILSTRGIQVSTFCVFCHSHAESLNHLFRSCTMARHVCLSSPLGINSVANPSVCLQRWLADFIGYFHRVTDAVDQCLLRFLCIIKAIWMIRNSVIFDNCKVNPSQILHMADYLFTSHSQLPVLWHSFVKNTNKISIFPLDNSMSLPTVTYFILVCRSSPRDRFIVTSSDSISRTLVTQHVRASSVFAASTKVLLLNMY; translated from the exons ATGACATCGGTATCATCTGCTGCTGCTAAGACAGCTCACCTTGGACTACCTCATTTTTGCGGCATTGACTCTGTAGGACATAGTGGGGGTCTTCTTTTGCGTTGGGATGATTCTGTTGTACTTAGCTCGTTAGATATTACCCCTCACTTTATTTTGTGTACTGTATCTTTAGGTGCTACCCATGTATGTACAAAGAAAGATATGTATATGATGTTTATATATGGTGAACCATCTTTTGAGTTTCGTCTACCTTTATGGAACGCAATTTGTGATTTAATTTCGGGTCTGTCtccttttattattattggtGATTTTAATCAAGTTGAACTGCACTCTGATAAATTAGGTGGCTCCAATGTCATACGAGGCCAACAGGAATTTACCACATGGAGATTGGATAATTCCCTGCTTGACGTTCCTTTCTTTGGTCCCCCTTTTACCTGGTTCAATAATCGCTCTGATGATCAATTGATTATGAAACGGCTTGACCGCGCGTATGCTAACAATGATTGGCTTCACCTTTTCCCTGCTGCATCAATTTTGAATCTTCCCATTCTTGTTTCGGACCATGCACCTATTATCCTTAAGCTTCTCCCTAACTCTAAGGCTGGCCGACGCCCTTATCGCCTTGATAACTGGTGTTTCAGTTCTCCAGAGATTGCTAACATTGTTGAATGTGCCTGGCGGATTTCTTTTCCTAGTTCTCCTATGTATGTTTTATCACATCGGCTATCGTCTGTACGTTTTTCTATAATGCAATGGGTGATTCATCATCGGCTATCCCATG ACATAGCATGCGTATTGGCTACAACGTGCAAAGTTGAAGAGCAGTATTTTGGATGGTCTACCATCGAGACTCTTAAATTCCCGTGTCAAACAGAG GAACTTTTGTGTTCTACACCTCCTCAAGATCCTGCCTCACCAAGAGGTTTTATTGAGCCATTGCTTGAGTCGCTTGATCTGCCGCAGCTAAGTTCGGAAGACTGTTTGGTGCTTTCAGCTCCTTTCACTGCACTTGATATTATACATGCTCTCAATGGTATGGATGGATCCAAATCACCTGGGCCAGATGGCATTACTCCGAAGTTTTTCCAGACGTTCTGGCCCCAGGTTGGACACTTGGTTACTATGGCTCTGCTTCGTTTCCTTAATTCGGGGGTGATGTTGAAAGAGTGGAATAATACTCATATAGTTCTTATCCCAAAGGTCGACAAGCCGGAAATGATCTCTCAATATCGTCCTATCGGTCTCTGCAATGTTATTTACCGCCTTGCTTCCAAATGCCTTGCTAATCGTCTCAAGCTCGTCATTTCATCTATTGTTTCGGATTCTCAGCAGGCTTTTGTTCCCTCTCAGCTTATGTCAGATGGATGTCTTATTACTCATGAGATCATGCATTATCTTAATAAAACTAAGAAAGGCACGGTTTCTTATGCGGCTCTGAAACTAGATATGCATAAAGCGTTTGACCATGTGTCTTGGCCGTTTCTCTTTGCGATCATGAAGAAATTCGGGTTCCCGCTTTTCTGGCAGAATATTATCTGGGAATGCATCTCAACTGTAACTTATAATATTCTCATCAATGGCGAGCCCTCTAGGTCTTTTAGACCATCGTGTGGTCTGAGGCAAGGTGATCCGCTTTCACCTTATTTGTTTATTATGTGTATGGAGATTTTATCTTGCCAGTTGCGTTTTGCGGAGAAGGCTGCCTCCTTACATGGCTTTAAGATTTCTCG TCCAAATGCACCAGCTGATTTTAAGTCTCATATGTCATCTATTCTGAAGATGAGAACATCTGATAGTTTTGGGAATTATTTAGGGGTCCCTATTGATCTTCCTTCGAAGAAGTCTTTGGTTTTCCAACCTTTGTTGGACAAGATGACATCTCGTATTATTGCTTG GCCATCTGGTCTTTTAGCAAAATTTATGCTGCCCAAGTATAGGAAGGACCTACCGATTCCTGCGTCAAGGTCTAAGGTCTCTCATCCATCCTTTTTATGGTCTGCCTTATGTCGCACAGCTCATGCTTTCGATCCTGGTTTCACCTGGAAGCTCGGTAATGGTTCCTCTGTTAACCTTCTTACAAGTCCTTGGATTAATGGAACAACTCCCTCGGTGCGACATTTTTCTACTGATGCCTCGCCTCGGCTTTCTAGTTTGCTCACTCCATCAGGTGATTGGAATCCTGTTGCTGTTTATCGTTGGTTTCAGTCCCCTTGTGCCAATACTATTCTAGCCATGGAACCTCCATATATAGATATTGACGACTTCCTTTATTGTAAATACACGGAAGATGGAGTCTACACAGTCCGCTCTGGTTATGATTTCTTGTTGTCACGCATACCGTTCTCCTGCTCTCCATATTTTTTCTCCGCTTTTCCGTGGAAAGTTCTTTGGGGTCTTCGATGCTCTCCTAAGTTTACGCTTCTTGTTTGGCGTATAGTTCACAGTATCCTTCCCTCTTTAGAAATTCTATCTACTAGAGGCATCCAGGTAAGTACTTTCTGTGTTTTTTGTCACTCACATGCTGAGTCTTTAAATCATTTGTTTCGATCTTGTACTATGGCCAGACATGTTTGTCTTTCTTCGCCTCTGGGCATTAATTCTGTAGCTAATCCTTCAGTTTGCTTGCAAAGATGGCTTGCTGATTTTATTGGATATTTTCACAGGGTCACGGATGCAGTAGATCAGTGCCTTCTTCGGTTTCTTTGTATTATAAAGGCCATTTGGATGATTCGTAATTCAGTGATTTTTGATAACTGCAAGGTTAATCCGTCTCAGATTTTACATATGGCTGACTATCTTTTTACTTCTCACTCTCAGTTGCCTGTTCTTTGGCATTCTTTTGTGAAGAACACTAACAAGATTTCTATCTTTCCTTTGGACAATAGTATGTCTTTGCCTACTGTCACTTACTTTATTCTGGTCTGTAGGTCATCTCCTCGGGATCGGTTCATTGTAACTTCTTCGGATTCGATCTCACGCACCCTTGTTACTCAACATGTCCGGGCTTCCTCTGTTTTTGCTGCATCAACGAAAGTTCTACTTCTCAATATGTATTGA